A genomic segment from Candidatus Poribacteria bacterium encodes:
- the maf gene encoding septum formation inhibitor Maf, which produces MKRKRLILASGSPRRADLLRQIGLEFEVIPSGVDENEISGSSPQEKALNAALAKALDVARKVGEGIVIGADTIVVLEGRILGKPSGPQEAIRMLTLLSGKTHRVITGVALVDASSMKVESWVESTSVTFRELSPDEIVEYVETGIPLDKAGAYGIQDKAAAFVKRIEGCYFNVVGLPLAALIERLRKKMKFGS; this is translated from the coding sequence ACAGATAGGGCTTGAATTTGAGGTGATCCCAAGCGGCGTTGATGAAAATGAAATATCTGGAAGCTCTCCACAGGAGAAAGCACTCAACGCCGCCCTCGCCAAAGCCTTAGACGTGGCTCGAAAGGTAGGAGAGGGGATCGTTATAGGGGCGGATACGATCGTCGTGCTTGAAGGGCGGATCTTGGGGAAGCCGTCTGGACCCCAAGAGGCTATTCGGATGCTAACCCTCCTAAGTGGCAAAACCCATCGGGTCATAACCGGTGTTGCGTTGGTCGATGCCTCCTCCATGAAGGTTGAATCCTGGGTTGAAAGCACATCCGTGACCTTCAGGGAGCTCTCCCCTGATGAGATAGTCGAATACGTTGAAACCGGGATACCGCTCGACAAAGCGGGCGCGTATGGAATTCAGGATAAAGCCGCCGCCTTCGTCAAAAGGATCGAAGGATGTTACTTCAACGTCGTGGGGTTGCCCTTAGCAGCTCTGATCGAACGCTTGAGAAAAAAGATGAAATTCGGTTCTTGA
- a CDS encoding 30S ribosomal protein S21, which translates to MPLVRVEKGESIDKALSRFKKLCDKEQLLKEIKRRERYEKPSEQRRKKLLKAQRKMRQAARRAANRRK; encoded by the coding sequence ATGCCATTGGTAAGGGTTGAAAAGGGCGAATCGATCGATAAGGCGTTGAGCCGCTTCAAGAAACTGTGTGATAAGGAACAGCTCCTGAAGGAGATAAAAAGGCGGGAACGGTACGAAAAACCCAGCGAGCAGAGACGCAAGAAGCTCCTGAAGGCCCAGAGGAAAATGCGTCAGGCTGCTCGAAGGGCGGCGAACAGAAGAAAATAG
- a CDS encoding trypsin-like peptidase domain-containing protein, whose protein sequence is MSISKTLAVISVFILLSSSTMASDNTIYSKDNAIVRAVEKVSPYVFNVISARPVKLNPWYQLFTPFEPQTKHRLGSGVMIDKGYVLTNQHVIQNAVSVKLISVESKEMECEVVGEDYPTDIALLKVVGEKDKGADLGDSNELKLGEWAIAIGNPFGAPSVTVGVISALHRSIRVGERTYRDLIQTDAAINPGNSGGPLIDIRGRVEGISVAFLSSEIGQGVGFAIPANIARMVMKKLLEDGVVIEPWTGMEYQKLTPDIARHLRISEDRGVLIANVEDKSPAQRAGIKRMDLLKEISGFQVKTLDDLRYITRLLKGGEGYPITLLRQGREIKLTLTPEPLISKPYSSPIGLKVHEMNRRIAKVFRLKGKDGVFVCKVERSGSLWGSGLQTGDRIYAIGRYDIRDLKDFKKVERMISRGNRVTFFFEREGVNYRLTTLIR, encoded by the coding sequence ATGAGCATATCTAAAACATTAGCCGTTATCTCTGTTTTCATCCTCCTATCATCATCAACTATGGCGTCAGATAATACGATCTACTCCAAAGATAACGCTATAGTCCGCGCCGTTGAGAAGGTCTCACCTTATGTGTTCAACGTCATCTCAGCCCGGCCGGTCAAATTGAACCCGTGGTATCAATTGTTCACCCCATTTGAGCCTCAGACCAAGCACAGGCTGGGCTCAGGAGTGATGATCGACAAGGGATATGTGCTTACAAATCAGCATGTTATCCAGAACGCTGTGAGCGTGAAGCTCATATCGGTGGAATCGAAGGAGATGGAGTGTGAAGTGGTGGGGGAGGATTATCCTACCGATATAGCGCTGCTTAAGGTGGTGGGGGAAAAAGACAAGGGAGCTGATCTGGGCGATTCAAATGAGCTCAAACTCGGAGAGTGGGCCATAGCTATAGGAAACCCGTTCGGCGCACCCTCGGTCACCGTCGGGGTCATAAGCGCCCTACATAGATCGATCCGCGTCGGTGAAAGGACTTATCGTGATCTGATACAGACCGACGCGGCGATAAATCCCGGAAACAGCGGAGGCCCCCTTATCGACATCCGCGGGAGAGTAGAGGGTATAAGCGTGGCCTTTTTATCCTCGGAGATAGGACAGGGCGTGGGATTTGCGATTCCAGCGAACATCGCCAGGATGGTCATGAAAAAGCTCCTCGAGGATGGTGTAGTGATCGAGCCATGGACGGGGATGGAGTATCAGAAGCTGACCCCTGACATCGCCCGACATCTCAGGATTTCCGAAGATCGAGGCGTTCTGATCGCCAATGTGGAGGATAAAAGCCCCGCACAAAGAGCCGGCATAAAGCGGATGGATCTTCTGAAGGAGATATCGGGTTTCCAGGTTAAAACGCTGGACGATCTGAGATATATAACCCGCTTGCTTAAAGGAGGAGAGGGATATCCGATAACCCTTCTCAGACAGGGCAGGGAGATCAAACTAACGCTAACACCCGAGCCGTTGATATCTAAACCTTATAGCTCCCCCATCGGGCTGAAAGTTCATGAGATGAACAGAAGAATAGCCAAAGTTTTCAGGCTGAAAGGCAAGGATGGGGTATTTGTGTGTAAGGTGGAGCGATCCGGATCGCTGTGGGGGTCCGGTTTACAGACCGGAGACCGGATCTACGCCATCGGCCGATATGATATCAGAGATCTGAAGGATTTCAAAAAGGTGGAGAGGATGATCTCGAGAGGAAATCGGGTGACCTTCTTCTTCGAGAGGGAAGGCGTTAACTACAGGCTAACGACCTTAATCAGGTGA